A genomic stretch from Empedobacter stercoris includes:
- a CDS encoding BlaI/MecI/CopY family transcriptional regulator — protein MNVKLSRREEEVMEVIWSGKQVFAKDIIDSYDDPKPANTTISTLLKRMHDKGYIDYEQMGNSRRYYALVKKDDYFSKEVKGMISNFFNNSATQFASFFAKSNNMSVEELEKLRDIIDNEIDRKKK, from the coding sequence ATGAATGTTAAATTATCAAGAAGAGAAGAGGAAGTAATGGAAGTTATCTGGAGCGGAAAACAAGTTTTTGCGAAAGATATTATCGATTCTTATGACGATCCAAAACCTGCGAATACTACAATTTCTACCTTATTAAAAAGGATGCACGACAAAGGTTATATTGATTACGAGCAAATGGGAAACTCGCGACGATACTATGCTTTGGTGAAAAAAGATGATTATTTTTCGAAAGAAGTAAAAGGAATGATTTCCAACTTTTTTAATAATTCGGCAACACAATTTGCTTCATTTTTTGCTAAATCGAACAATATGTCTGTTGAAGAATTAGAAAAATTACGTGATATCATCGACAATGAAATAGACCGTAAAAAGAAATAG